The Solibacillus daqui genome has a segment encoding these proteins:
- a CDS encoding YtxH domain-containing protein, with translation MKVEQPVNYNATQDFTQINDAIYGDDKIHGKDFIIGALVGGIVGAATALLLAPKAGSELRNDVAIQAVTLKDKGIELSGTAKEKTVQLSSQLKEQSTTIVEKVKAKTAKQAPILDDGTVSSEGEEPLGNEYEAIIDGIAEEEAQVTQGDVANSTRHTDVE, from the coding sequence ATGAAGGTAGAACAACCAGTAAATTACAACGCAACTCAAGATTTTACGCAAATTAATGACGCCATTTATGGGGATGATAAAATTCACGGAAAAGATTTTATTATTGGTGCATTAGTCGGTGGTATTGTCGGAGCAGCAACGGCCTTATTACTTGCACCAAAAGCAGGTAGCGAATTGCGTAATGATGTAGCCATTCAAGCGGTAACACTTAAGGATAAAGGGATTGAGCTATCAGGAACAGCGAAAGAAAAAACTGTACAACTATCATCACAACTTAAGGAACAATCTACAACAATTGTAGAAAAAGTAAAAGCAAAAACGGCAAAACAAGCACCGATTTTGGATGATGGTACGGTCTCCTCTGAGGGTGAAGAACCACTTGGAAATGAGTATGAAGCAATAATCGATGGAATTGCTGAAGAAGAAGCACAAGTTACACAGGGCGACGTTGCAAACTCAACACGTCATACGGATGTAGAATAA
- a CDS encoding DUF948 domain-containing protein, with protein MEVVLYIAALVAAIGFLVLCISIGMTLFSLKNTLNSIAGTVAGIEGQLEGITRETTSLLTKTNALADDISDKSEKLNSVIHAVKGVGDSVNSLNTSIQKVTSSISTEVHKNEEKIAQVVQWSNVAMGIADQWRQRKPINQDDIVYTSTKTNETPPAMEPKQKFGFFKRK; from the coding sequence ATGGAAGTAGTGCTTTATATTGCAGCACTTGTGGCAGCAATCGGCTTTTTAGTCTTATGTATAAGTATTGGTATGACGCTGTTTTCATTAAAGAATACATTAAATTCAATCGCGGGAACAGTAGCAGGAATTGAAGGGCAACTAGAAGGCATCACACGTGAAACAACGAGCCTACTAACAAAAACTAATGCTCTAGCAGATGATATTTCGGATAAATCAGAGAAATTAAACTCTGTTATTCATGCAGTAAAAGGTGTTGGTGATTCAGTCAATAGTTTAAACACCTCAATACAAAAAGTTACTTCTTCGATTTCTACAGAGGTTCACAAAAACGAAGAAAAAATTGCACAAGTTGTTCAGTGGAGCAATGTTGCGATGGGAATTGCTGACCAATGGCGTCAACGCAAGCCGATTAACCAAGATGACATTGTCTATACAAGTACAAAAACAAATGAAACACCTCCAGCGATGGAACCAAAGCAAAAATTTGGATTTTTTAAACGTAAATAA